Proteins co-encoded in one Prunus persica cultivar Lovell chromosome G6, Prunus_persica_NCBIv2, whole genome shotgun sequence genomic window:
- the LOC18775314 gene encoding mannosylglycoprotein endo-beta-mannosidase isoform X1, whose translation MAAIGKTTLDSGWLAARSTEVHLSGTQLTTTQPPSVGPTTPWMEAVVPGTVLATLVKNKVVPDPFYGLENETIIDIADSGREYYTFWFFTTFQCKLSGTQHLDLNFRAINYSAEVYLNGHKKVLPKGMFRRHSLDVTDIVHPDGQNLLAVLVYPPDHPGSIPPDGGQGGDHEIGKDVATQYVEGWDWMCPIRDRNTGIWDEVSISVTGPVKVIDPHLVSSFYDNYKRAYLHATTELENKSTRVAECSLNIQVTTDLEGNFCLIEHLQTQHLSIPAGSRVQYTFPELFFYKPNLWWPNGMGKQSLYKVSITVDVKGYGESDLWSQLFGFRKIESYIDNTTGGRLFKVNGQPIFIRGGNWILSDGLLRLSKKRYSTDIKFHADMNFNMIRCWGGGLAERPEFYHYCDIYGLLVWQEFWITGDVDGRGVPVSNPNGPLDHDLFLLCARDTVKLLRNHPSLALWVGGNEQIPPDDINKALKQDLRLHPHFESSLNEGGKFVEDSPAVLRDPSQYLDGARIYIQGSMWDGFANGKGDFTDGPYEIQNPEDFFKDDFYKYGFNPEVGSVGMPVSATIRATMPPEGWRIPLFKKVSNYYQEVPNPIWEYHKYIPYSKPGKVHDQILLYGSPKDLNDFCLKAQLVNYIQYRALLEGWTSRMWTKYTGVLIWKTQNPWTGLRGQFYDHLLDQTAGFYGCRCAAEPIHVQLNLVTYLLEVVNTTSEELSDIAIEASVWDLEGICPYYKVHEKLSVPPKRTVPIAEMKYPKSKNPKPVYFLLLKLYRMSDDRIISRNFYWLHLSGGDYKLLESYRKKTVPLKIISQVFIKGTTNEMHMLVENTSKKPESKSRTYRNDFATKQGDVDFDVASVHSTHDGADKKHEASWFQKISRHFTKESDGLRVAEINGSDIGVAFFLHFSVHGLKQGHKEGEDTRILPVHYSDNYFSLVPGEAMPIKISFEVPPGVTPRVTLDGWNYHGVHTVH comes from the exons ATGGCAGCGATAGGGAAGACGACGCTGGACTCGGGGTGGCTCGCCGCGAGGTCCACGGAGGTCCATCTCAGTGGGACCCAGCTCACCACCACCCAACCTCCCTCCGTTGGCCCCACCACCCCTTGGATGGAGGCCGTTGTTCCCGGAAc TGTTTTGGCAACCTTGGTGAAGAACAAAGTTGTACCCGATCCGTTCTATGGGTTGGAAAACGAGACAATCATAGATATTGCTGATTCCGGGAGGGAGTACTATACATTCTGGTTCTTTACAACCTTTCAGTGTAAGCTG TCAGGTACTCAGCACCTGGATCTGAATTTTCGTGCAATCAATTATTCTGCAGAGGTATATTTAAATGGGCACAAAAAAGTCCTGCCAAAAGGGATGTTTCGAAGGCATTCTCTTGATGTCACTGATATAGTGCATCCTGATGGTCAAAACTTGCTTGCTGTTCTTGTTTACCCTCCAGATCATCCAGGGAGTATTCCTCCTGACGGTGGGCAAGGCGGTGATCATGAG aTCGGGAAAGATGTAGCTACTCAGTATGTGGAGGGTTGGGATTGGATGTGTCCTATAAG GGATAGAAACACTGGCATATGGGATGAGGTGTCAATTTCTGTAACAGGG CCAGTAAAAGTAATTGACCCCCACTTGGTTTCATCATTTTATGACAATTACAAGAGGGCATATTTGCATGCTACAACTGAGTTGGAAAATAAGAGCACCCGGGTTGCTGAGTGTTCATTGAATATTCAAGTAACAACAGATCTTGAaggaaatttttgtttaatagaGCATCTTCAGACTCAACATTTGTCAATCCCTGCTGGATCACGGGTGCAATATACGTTTCCTGAG CTCTTTTTCTATAAGCCCAATTTATGGTGGCCAAATGGTATGGGAAAGCAATCCTTGTACAAAGTTTCTATTACTGTTGATGTAAAGGGATATGGAGAGTCTGATTTGTGGAGCCAATTATTTGGATTCCGCAAAATTGAGAGCTACATTGATAATACCACTGGAGGAAG GTTGTTCAAGGTCAATGGTCAGCCTATTTTTATTCGTGGTGGTAATTGGATATTATCAGATGGCCTCCTACGACTTTCAAAGAAGCGTTACAGTACAGACATCAAGTTTCATGCAGATATGAATTTTAACATGATCCGTTGTTGGGGAGGTGGACTGGCTGAGAGGCCAGAATTTTATCATTACTGTGACATTTATGGGTTGTTG GTCTGGCAAGAATTTTGGATTACAGGAGATGTCGATGGACGAGGTGTCCCTGTATCAAATCCCAATGGTCCACTGGACCATGATCTTTTCTTGCTATGTGCAAGAGATACTGTCAAGCTTCTCAGGAACCATCCTAGTCTTGCCCTCTGGGTGGGTGGAAATGAGCAAATTCCACCAGATGATATCAACAAGGCTCTGAAACAAGACCTCAGGCTCCATCCACATTTTGAAAGTTCATTAAATGAAGGTGGCAAGTTTGTTGAAGATTCTCCCGCAGTGTTGAGGGATCCAAGCCAATATCTTGATGGTGCACGCATTTACATCCAAGGATCCATGTGGGATGGGTTTGCAAATGGAAAGGGGGACTTCACTGATGGCCCTTACGAAATTCAAAATCCCGAAGACTTCTTTAAAGATGACTTTTACAAATATGGGTTCAATCCTGAAGTTGGTTCTGTAGGTATGCCTGTTTCAGCTACCATCAGAGCTACAATGCCTCCAGAAGGATGGCGGATTCCTTTGTTTAAGAAAGTTTCCAATTATTATCAAGAAGTCCCAAACCCCATCTGGGAATACCATAAATACATCCCCTATTCAAAACCAGGCAAGGTTCATGACCAGATTTTACTTTACGGGTCCCCAAAGGATCTCAATGATTTTTGCTTGAAG GCTCAACTTGTTAACTACATTCAGTATAGAGCTCTACTGGAGGGTTGGACTTCTCGAATGTGGACTAAATACACTGGTGTTTTGATTTGGAAAACACAGAATCCTTGGACGGGTCTTAGAGGTCAGTTTTACGATCATCTTCTAGACCAAACGGCAGGTTTCTATGGCTGTCGCTGTGCTGCAGAGCCAATCCATGTCCAGCTTAACTTGGTTACATATCTTTTAGAG GTTGTCAACACTACTTCAGAGGAACTATCTGACATCGCTATAGAAGCCTCAGTGTGGGATCTAGAAGGAATATGCCCATACTACAAAGTTCACGAAAAGCTTTCAGTGCCGCCGAAAAGAACAGTGCCAATTGCTGAGATGAAATATCCAAAATCTAAAAACCCAAAGCCAGtttactttcttcttctcaaactGTATCGCATGTCAGACGATCGCATTATATCCAGGAACTTTTACTGGTTGCATCTTTCTGGTGGGGATTACAAGCTGTTAGAATCATACAGGAAGAAAACAGTACCACTCAAGATTATATCCCAGGTTTTCATCAAAGGAACCACCAACGAAATGCATATGCTTGTGGAGAACACATCTAAGAAACCAGAGTCAAAAAGCCGAACCTATCGAAACGATTTTGCTACTAAACAAGGTGATGTCGATTTCGATGTAGCCTCGGTGCACTCTACACATGATGGAGCAGACAAAAAACATGAAGCTAGTTGGTTTCAGAAAATATCCAGACATTTCACAAAGGAAAGTGATGGCTTGAGGGTTGCTGAGATCAATGGCAGTGACATAGGCGTGGCTTTCTTCCTGCATTTTTCAGTTCATGGATTGAAGCAGGGCCATAAGGAAGGAGAAGACACAAGAATTCTTCCTGTTCATTATTCGGACAACTATTTTTCGCTCGTGCCGGGTGAAGCTATGCCCATCAAGATCTCTTTTGAGGTCCCTCCTGGTGTCACCCCACGAGTTACTCTTGACGGATGGAATTACCATGGTGTCCATACAGTCCATTGA
- the LOC18775314 gene encoding mannosylglycoprotein endo-beta-mannosidase isoform X2 — translation MFRRHSLDVTDIVHPDGQNLLAVLVYPPDHPGSIPPDGGQGGDHEIGKDVATQYVEGWDWMCPIRDRNTGIWDEVSISVTGPVKVIDPHLVSSFYDNYKRAYLHATTELENKSTRVAECSLNIQVTTDLEGNFCLIEHLQTQHLSIPAGSRVQYTFPELFFYKPNLWWPNGMGKQSLYKVSITVDVKGYGESDLWSQLFGFRKIESYIDNTTGGRLFKVNGQPIFIRGGNWILSDGLLRLSKKRYSTDIKFHADMNFNMIRCWGGGLAERPEFYHYCDIYGLLVWQEFWITGDVDGRGVPVSNPNGPLDHDLFLLCARDTVKLLRNHPSLALWVGGNEQIPPDDINKALKQDLRLHPHFESSLNEGGKFVEDSPAVLRDPSQYLDGARIYIQGSMWDGFANGKGDFTDGPYEIQNPEDFFKDDFYKYGFNPEVGSVGMPVSATIRATMPPEGWRIPLFKKVSNYYQEVPNPIWEYHKYIPYSKPGKVHDQILLYGSPKDLNDFCLKAQLVNYIQYRALLEGWTSRMWTKYTGVLIWKTQNPWTGLRGQFYDHLLDQTAGFYGCRCAAEPIHVQLNLVTYLLEVVNTTSEELSDIAIEASVWDLEGICPYYKVHEKLSVPPKRTVPIAEMKYPKSKNPKPVYFLLLKLYRMSDDRIISRNFYWLHLSGGDYKLLESYRKKTVPLKIISQVFIKGTTNEMHMLVENTSKKPESKSRTYRNDFATKQGDVDFDVASVHSTHDGADKKHEASWFQKISRHFTKESDGLRVAEINGSDIGVAFFLHFSVHGLKQGHKEGEDTRILPVHYSDNYFSLVPGEAMPIKISFEVPPGVTPRVTLDGWNYHGVHTVH, via the exons ATGTTTCGAAGGCATTCTCTTGATGTCACTGATATAGTGCATCCTGATGGTCAAAACTTGCTTGCTGTTCTTGTTTACCCTCCAGATCATCCAGGGAGTATTCCTCCTGACGGTGGGCAAGGCGGTGATCATGAG aTCGGGAAAGATGTAGCTACTCAGTATGTGGAGGGTTGGGATTGGATGTGTCCTATAAG GGATAGAAACACTGGCATATGGGATGAGGTGTCAATTTCTGTAACAGGG CCAGTAAAAGTAATTGACCCCCACTTGGTTTCATCATTTTATGACAATTACAAGAGGGCATATTTGCATGCTACAACTGAGTTGGAAAATAAGAGCACCCGGGTTGCTGAGTGTTCATTGAATATTCAAGTAACAACAGATCTTGAaggaaatttttgtttaatagaGCATCTTCAGACTCAACATTTGTCAATCCCTGCTGGATCACGGGTGCAATATACGTTTCCTGAG CTCTTTTTCTATAAGCCCAATTTATGGTGGCCAAATGGTATGGGAAAGCAATCCTTGTACAAAGTTTCTATTACTGTTGATGTAAAGGGATATGGAGAGTCTGATTTGTGGAGCCAATTATTTGGATTCCGCAAAATTGAGAGCTACATTGATAATACCACTGGAGGAAG GTTGTTCAAGGTCAATGGTCAGCCTATTTTTATTCGTGGTGGTAATTGGATATTATCAGATGGCCTCCTACGACTTTCAAAGAAGCGTTACAGTACAGACATCAAGTTTCATGCAGATATGAATTTTAACATGATCCGTTGTTGGGGAGGTGGACTGGCTGAGAGGCCAGAATTTTATCATTACTGTGACATTTATGGGTTGTTG GTCTGGCAAGAATTTTGGATTACAGGAGATGTCGATGGACGAGGTGTCCCTGTATCAAATCCCAATGGTCCACTGGACCATGATCTTTTCTTGCTATGTGCAAGAGATACTGTCAAGCTTCTCAGGAACCATCCTAGTCTTGCCCTCTGGGTGGGTGGAAATGAGCAAATTCCACCAGATGATATCAACAAGGCTCTGAAACAAGACCTCAGGCTCCATCCACATTTTGAAAGTTCATTAAATGAAGGTGGCAAGTTTGTTGAAGATTCTCCCGCAGTGTTGAGGGATCCAAGCCAATATCTTGATGGTGCACGCATTTACATCCAAGGATCCATGTGGGATGGGTTTGCAAATGGAAAGGGGGACTTCACTGATGGCCCTTACGAAATTCAAAATCCCGAAGACTTCTTTAAAGATGACTTTTACAAATATGGGTTCAATCCTGAAGTTGGTTCTGTAGGTATGCCTGTTTCAGCTACCATCAGAGCTACAATGCCTCCAGAAGGATGGCGGATTCCTTTGTTTAAGAAAGTTTCCAATTATTATCAAGAAGTCCCAAACCCCATCTGGGAATACCATAAATACATCCCCTATTCAAAACCAGGCAAGGTTCATGACCAGATTTTACTTTACGGGTCCCCAAAGGATCTCAATGATTTTTGCTTGAAG GCTCAACTTGTTAACTACATTCAGTATAGAGCTCTACTGGAGGGTTGGACTTCTCGAATGTGGACTAAATACACTGGTGTTTTGATTTGGAAAACACAGAATCCTTGGACGGGTCTTAGAGGTCAGTTTTACGATCATCTTCTAGACCAAACGGCAGGTTTCTATGGCTGTCGCTGTGCTGCAGAGCCAATCCATGTCCAGCTTAACTTGGTTACATATCTTTTAGAG GTTGTCAACACTACTTCAGAGGAACTATCTGACATCGCTATAGAAGCCTCAGTGTGGGATCTAGAAGGAATATGCCCATACTACAAAGTTCACGAAAAGCTTTCAGTGCCGCCGAAAAGAACAGTGCCAATTGCTGAGATGAAATATCCAAAATCTAAAAACCCAAAGCCAGtttactttcttcttctcaaactGTATCGCATGTCAGACGATCGCATTATATCCAGGAACTTTTACTGGTTGCATCTTTCTGGTGGGGATTACAAGCTGTTAGAATCATACAGGAAGAAAACAGTACCACTCAAGATTATATCCCAGGTTTTCATCAAAGGAACCACCAACGAAATGCATATGCTTGTGGAGAACACATCTAAGAAACCAGAGTCAAAAAGCCGAACCTATCGAAACGATTTTGCTACTAAACAAGGTGATGTCGATTTCGATGTAGCCTCGGTGCACTCTACACATGATGGAGCAGACAAAAAACATGAAGCTAGTTGGTTTCAGAAAATATCCAGACATTTCACAAAGGAAAGTGATGGCTTGAGGGTTGCTGAGATCAATGGCAGTGACATAGGCGTGGCTTTCTTCCTGCATTTTTCAGTTCATGGATTGAAGCAGGGCCATAAGGAAGGAGAAGACACAAGAATTCTTCCTGTTCATTATTCGGACAACTATTTTTCGCTCGTGCCGGGTGAAGCTATGCCCATCAAGATCTCTTTTGAGGTCCCTCCTGGTGTCACCCCACGAGTTACTCTTGACGGATGGAATTACCATGGTGTCCATACAGTCCATTGA
- the LOC18775253 gene encoding mannosylglycoprotein endo-beta-mannosidase — translation MAAIGKTRLDSGWIGTRDREVTVSGTQLTTTHPPSPALPWMEAVVPGTVMATLVKGKDVPDPFYELQNDYIIDITESGRQYYTFWLFTTFQCKLSSTQFLDLNFRAINYYAEVYLNGHKKDLPRGMFRRHSLDVTDIAHPDGRNLLAVCVYPPDNPGTIPPEGGQGGDHEIGKDVVAQYVEGWDWMCPIRDRNTGIWDEVSISVTGPVKIIDPHLVSSFFDNYKRVYLHATTELENRSTWVAECSLNIQVTTELEGNVCLVEHLQTQHLSIPAGSRVKYTFPELFFYKPNLWWPNGMGKQSLYNVDITVDVKGYGESDLWSQLFGFRKIESHIDITTSGRLFKVNGQPIFIRGGNWTVSDGLLRLSKERYRTDIKFHADMNLNMLRCWGGGVAERPEFYHYCDIYGLLVWQEFWITGDVNGRGVPVSNPNGPLDHDLFLLCARDTVKLLRNHPSLALWVGGSKQIPPDDINTALKHDLRLHPYFESLSNESGKIVKDFSAGSDDPSQYLDGTRVYIQGSLWDGFANGKGDFTDGPYEIQNPEDFFKDDFYKYGFNPEVGSVGMPVSATIRATMPPEARQIPLFKKVSNDYEEVPNGMWVHYKYIPYSKPGKVHDQILLYGSPKDLDDFCLKAQLANYIQYKALLEGWTSRMWSKYTGVLIWKTQNPWPGLRGQLYDHFLDQTAGFYGCRSAAEPIHVQLNLATYFIEVVNTTSEELSDVAIEASVWDLEGTCPYYKALEKVSMPPKRTVPIAEMKYPKSKNPRPVYFLLLKLYHMSDYRIISRNFYWLHLSGGDYKLLEPYRKKTVPLKVTSQVSIKGTTYEMHMRIQNKSKKPVPKSLTYQNNFTTKQGDGDFDVASVESTHDGTDKELEVGWFRKISRHFTKENGGLRVAEINGNDTGVAFFLHFSVHGLKTDHKEGEDTRILPVHYSDNYFSLVPGEAMPIKISFEVPPGVTPRVTLDGWNYHGIHTVH, via the exons ATGGCGGCGATAGGGAAGACGAGGCTGGACTCGGGTTGGATCGGGACTAGAGACAGGGAGGTCACGGTTAGTGGCACCCAGCTCACCACCACCCACCCTCCCTCCCCCGCCCTTCCTTGGATGGAGGCCGTCGTCCCCGGAAc TGTTATGGCAACCTTGGTGAAGGGCAAAGATGTACCCGATCCTTTCTATGAACTACAAAACGATTACATCATAGATATTACTGAATCCGGGAGGCAGTACTACACATTCTGGCTCTTCACAACTTTTCAGTGTAAACTA TCCAGCACACAGTTCCTGGATCTGAATTTCCGCGCCATCAATTACTACGCAGAGGTATATTTAAATGGGCACAAAAAAGACCTGCCAAGAGGGATGTTTCGAAGACATTCTCTTGATGTCACTGATATAGCGCATCCTGATGGTCGAAATTTGCTTGCTGTTTGTGTTTACCCGCCAGATAATCCCGGGACTATTCCTCCTGAGGGTGGGCAAGGTGGCGATCATGAG ATCGGGAAAGATGTAGTGGCACAATATGTGGAGGGTTGGGATTGGATGTGCCCTATAAG GGATAGAAACACTGGCATATGGGATGAGGTGTCAATTTCTGTAACAGGG CCAGTTAAAATAATTGATCCCCACTTGGTTTCATCGTTTTTTGACAATTACAAGAGGGTATATCTTCATGCTACAACTGAGTTGGAAAATAGAAGTACCTGGGTTGCCGAGTGTTCTTTGAATATCCAAGTCACAACAGAACTTGAAGGAAACGTTTGTTTAGTAGAGCATCTTCAGACTCAACATCTGTCAATCCCTGCTGGATCACGGGTGAAATATACATTTCCTGAG CTCTTCTTCTACAAGCCCAATTTATGGTGGCCTAATGGTATGGGAAAGCAATCCTTGTACAATGTTGATATTACTGTCGATGTAAAGGGATACGGAGAATCTGATTTGTGGAGCCAATTATTTGGATTCCGCAAAATTGAGAGCCACATTGATATTACCACCAGTGGGAg GTTGTTCAAGGTCAATGGTCAGCCTATTTTTATTCGTGGTGGTAATTGGACAGTGTCAGATGGCCTCCTACGACTTTCAAAAGAGCGTTACAGAACAGACATCAAGTTTCATGCAGATATGAATCTTAACATGCTCCGTTGTTGGGGAGGGGGAGTGGCTGAGAGGCCAGAATTTTATCATTACTGTGATATTTATGGCCTGTTG GTCTGGCAAGAATTTTGGATTACTGGAGATGTCAACGGACGAGGTGTCCCAGTATCAAATCCAAATGGTCCACTGGACCATGATCTTTTCTTGCTATGCGCAAGAGATACTGTCAAGCTTCTAAGGAACCATCCAAGTCTTGCCCTTTGGGTGGGTGGAAGTAAACAAATTCCTCCAGATGACATCAACACAGCTTTGAAACATGACCTCAGGCTCCATCCATATTTTGAAAGCTTATCAAATGAGAGTGGCAAGATTGTTAAAGATTTTTCCGCAGGGTCGGACGATCCAAGCCAATATCTTGATGGTACACGCGTTTACATCCAAGGGTCCTTGTGGGATGGATTTGCAAATGGAAAGGGGGACTTCACTGATGGCCcttatgaaattcaaaatcctGAAGACTTCTTTAAAGATGACTTTTACAAATATGGGTTCAATCCTGAGGTTGGTTCTGTAGGTATGCCTGTTTCAGCTACCATCAGAGCTACAATGCCTCCAGAAGCACGGCAGATTCCTTTGTTTAAGAAGGTTTCCAATGATTATGAAGAAGTTCCAAACGGCATGTGGGTACACTATAAATACATCCCTTATTCAAAACCAGGCAAGGTTCATGACCAGATTTTGCTTTATGGGTCGCCAAAGGATCTTGATGATTTTTGCTTGAAG GCTCAACTAGCTAACTACATTCAGTATAAAGCTCTATTAGAGGGTTGGACTTCCCGCATGTGGAGTAAATACACTGGTGTTTTGATTTGGAAAACACAGAATCCTTGGCCAGGTCTTAGAGGGCAACTTTACGACCATTTTCTAGACCAAACGGCAGGTTTCTATGGCTGTCGAAGCGCAGCGGAGCCAATCCATGTCCAGCTTAACTTGGCTACATATTTCATAGAG GTTGTCAACACTACATCAGAAGAACTATCTGATGTCGCTATAGAAGCCTCGGTGTGGGATCTAGAAGGAACATGCCCATACTACAAAGCTCTTGAAAAGGTGTCCATGCCGCCCAAAAGAACAGTACCAATTGCTGAGATGAAATATCCAAAATCTAAAAACCCAAGGCCAGTgtactttcttcttctcaagcTGTATCACATGTCAGATTATCGCATTATATCCAGGAACTTTTACTGGTTGCATCTGTCTGGTGGAGATTACAAGCTGTTAGAACCGTACAGGAAGAAAACAGTTCCATTAAAAGTTACATCACAGGTTTCCATCAAAGGAACCACCTATGAAATGCATATGCGCATCCAGAACAAATCTAAGAAACCAGTGCCGAAAAGTTTAACCTATCAAAACAATTTCACTACTAAACAAGGTGATGGTGATTTTGATGTAGCATCAGTGGAATCTACACATGACGGAACAGACAAAGAGCTTGAAGTTGGTTGGTTTCGGAAAATATCCAGACATTTCACAAAGGAGAATGGTGGTTTGAGGGTTGCTGAAATCAATGGCAACGACACAGGCGTTGctttcttccttcatttttcagTTCATGGATTGAAGACAGACCATAAGGAAGGAGAAGACACAAGAATTCTTCCTGTTCATTATTCAGACAACTATTTTTCGCTGGTGCCAGGTGAAGCTATGCCCATCAAGATCTCTTTTGAGGTCCCTCCTGGTGTCACCCCCCGAGTTACTCTTGATGGATGGAATTACCATGGTATCCATACAGTCCATTGA
- the LOC18775255 gene encoding pentatricopeptide repeat-containing protein At3g05340 produces the protein MKSRWVFQFQNLNSHYLSSWASSLISPFKAKVQQNPSAETTSRLILNHVDISLLLSLCGKEGNFHLGSSLHASIIKNPEFFYPESQDDYRYVLVVWNSLLSVYLKCGQFSNAVKLFDNMGMKDTVSWNTMISGFFRNGESDVGFGYFKQMRGSDFYRFDRATLTSILAAFDGPEFCHLNKMMHGLVVLNGFERETAVGNALITSYCKCGSFGSGRRVFDEMFERNVITWTAMISGLAQNEFYVESLELFLEMRSGVVDPNSLTYLASLTACSGLQAISVGRQIHGLAWKLGIQSDLCIESALMDMYSKCGSLEDAWRIFESTEELDEISMTVILVGFAQNGFESEAIQIFVKMMKAGIEIDPNMVSAVLGVFGVDTSLGLGKQLHSLIVKKSFGHNSFVCNGLINMYSKCGELGDSVKVFSRMPQRNSISWNSMIAAFARHGDGSKALQLYEEMKMDGVQPTDVTFLSLLHACSHVGFVERGMEFLNSMNEDPGISPRPEHYACVVDMLGRAGLLTDAKNFIEGLPENPGVLVWQALLGACSIHGDSEIGKYAADQLLLAAPETPAPYVLLANIYSSEGRWKERARTIKGMKELGVAKETGISWIEIENKVQSFVVGDRMHPQAEIIYGVLAELYRLMTDEGYVPN, from the coding sequence atgaAATCCAGATGGGTCTTTCAGTTTCAGAACCTCAACTCTCACTACTTGTCCTCTTGGGCTTCGTCTCTAATCTCTCCTTTCAAAGCCAAGGTTCAGCAAAACCCCTCTGCAGAAACAACCTCAAGATTGATCCTCAACCATGTAGACATAAGcctgcttctctctctttgtggaAAAGAGGGAAACTTTCACTTGGGTTCTTCCCTCCATGCCTCTATCATTAAGAACCCTGAATTCTTTTACCCCGAGAGTCAAGATGATTATCGTTATGTCCTTGTTGTTTGGAATTCTCTGCTCTCAGTGTACTTGAAATGCGGTCAATTTTCTAATGCAGTTAAGCTGTTTGACAATATGGGCATGAAAGATACAGTTTCGTGGAATACAATGATATCTGGGTTTTTTAGGAACGGGGAGTCTGATGTTGGGTTTGGCTACTTTAAGCAAATGCGTGGATCGGATTTTTATCGATTTGATAGAGCAACTTTGACTTCGATTTTAGCAGCTTTTGATGGGCCTGAGTTTTGTCACTTGAATAAGATGATGCATGGTTTGGTGGTTTTGAATGGATTTGAGCGGGAAACTGCAGTGGGGAATGCTTTGATCACATCATATTGTAAATGTGGGAGTTTCGGTTCAGGAAGGCGGGTTTTCGATGAGATGTTTGAGAGGAACGTGATTACATGGACGGCAATGATTTCGGGGCTCGCACAAAATGAATTCTATGTGGAAAGTTTGGAATTGTTTTTGGAGATGCGTAGTGGAGTAGTGGATCCAAATTCCTTGACTTATTTGGCGTCACTCACTGCATGCTCTGGTTTGCAGGCAATAAGTGTAGGGCGTCAAATTCATGGACTTGCATGGAAACTGGGAATTCAATCAGACTTGTGCATTGAGAGTGCACTAATGGACATGTATTCGAAGTGTGGCAGCTTGGAAGATGCATGGCGAATATTTGAATCCACGGAAGAACTTGATGAGATTTCCATGACTGTTATCCTTGTGGGATTTGCACAAAATGGGTTTGAGAGTGAAGCGATCCAAATATTTGTGAAAATGATGAAAGCAGGAATTGAAATCGACCCAAACATGGTTTCAGCTGTTCTTGGTGTGTTTGGTGTTGATACTTCTTTAGGTCTAGGGAAGCAACTCCACTCTTTAATTGTCAAAAAAAGTTTTGGTCATAACTCTTTTGTCTGCAATGGGCTTATAAATATGTACTCCAAGTGTGGAGAGTTGGGGGATTCGGTCAAAGTGTTCAGCAGGATGCCTCAGAGGAACTCAATTTCGTGGAATTCCATGATTGCAGCTTTTGCCCGTCATGGAGATGGCTCCAAAGCATTACAATTATATGAAGAGATGAAAATGGATGGTGTACAACCAACAGATGTTACATTTTTGTCTCTACTTCATGCTTGTAGCCATGTTGGCTTCGTTGAAAGGGGCATGGAATTTTTGAACTCCATGAATGAGGACCCTGGGATAAGTCCAAGACCAGAGCACTATGCTTGTGTCGTTGACATGTTAGGTCGTGCAGGACTTCTCACTGACGCCAAAAATTTCATTGAGGGACTACCTGAGAATCCGGGTGTACTTGTTTGGCAAGCATTGCTTGGTGCTTGTAGCATTCATGGTGATTCGGAgatcggtaaatatgctgcaGATCAGTTGCTTTTGGCGGCACCTGAGACCCCGGCACCATATGTTTTGCTAGCGAATATATATTCTTCTGAAGGAAGgtggaaagagagagcaaggACCATTAAGGGGATGAAGGAACTGGGGGTCGCAAAAGAAACAGGTATTAGTTGGATTgagattgaaaacaaagttcagAGCTTTGTTGTTGGGGATAGAATGCATCCACAAGCAGAGATCATTTATGGAGTTCTGGCAGAACTGTATAGACTTATGACGGATGAAGGATATGTACCAAATTAG